A part of Kineococcus endophyticus genomic DNA contains:
- a CDS encoding LacI family DNA-binding transcriptional regulator, which produces MTRPTIRSVAARAGVSKSLVSLVLQDSPKVSPERRAAVLTAMDELGYRPDPTARSLAQGRTRAIGLVLDDLRNPWFVDVLEGLRPVLHAAGLRPVLAEARSEPDAPRTFADLRLDGLVVIGTLPDLALVEEVAADVPTVLAGTRLADGDPFAVDVVAGDDGTGVRLAVEHLLALGHRRLAHVAGTGPVGDLRRRAFEAAARAGRADVLVETGPMTEDAGHRAGRALLTRPDPPTAVVAANDAAAVGVLAAAADLGVAVPGALSVVGYDDTSIAKLRAVSLTSVDNAAHEVGRLAARRLLDRLEDPDAPADLQLVAPRLVVRATTAAPA; this is translated from the coding sequence GTGACCCGGCCGACCATCCGCAGCGTCGCCGCCCGCGCCGGCGTCTCCAAGTCCCTCGTCTCGCTCGTGCTGCAGGACAGCCCGAAGGTCTCGCCCGAGCGGCGCGCCGCCGTCCTGACCGCGATGGACGAGCTCGGCTACCGACCCGATCCGACGGCCCGCAGCCTGGCCCAGGGCCGGACCCGCGCGATCGGCCTCGTCCTGGACGACCTGCGCAACCCGTGGTTCGTCGACGTCCTCGAGGGCCTGCGTCCCGTCCTGCACGCGGCTGGGTTGCGGCCGGTGCTGGCCGAAGCGCGCAGTGAGCCCGACGCCCCCCGCACCTTCGCCGACCTGCGCCTCGACGGCCTCGTCGTCATCGGCACCCTGCCCGACCTGGCCCTCGTCGAGGAGGTCGCGGCGGACGTGCCGACCGTCCTGGCGGGCACCCGCCTGGCCGACGGCGACCCGTTCGCCGTCGACGTCGTGGCCGGGGACGACGGGACCGGGGTCCGCCTCGCCGTCGAACACCTCCTCGCGCTCGGGCACCGCCGCCTGGCCCACGTCGCGGGCACCGGACCCGTCGGCGACCTGCGCCGACGCGCCTTCGAGGCCGCCGCCCGTGCGGGGAGAGCCGACGTCCTCGTCGAGACCGGCCCCATGACGGAGGACGCCGGCCACCGCGCCGGCCGCGCCCTGCTGACCCGGCCGGACCCGCCGACCGCCGTCGTCGCCGCCAACGACGCGGCCGCCGTCGGCGTGCTCGCGGCCGCGGCGGACCTCGGCGTCGCCGTTCCGGGCGCGCTGTCGGTCGTCGGCTACGACGACACCTCGATCGCCAAGCTGCGCGCCGTCTCGCTCACCAGCGTCGACAACGCCGCCCACGAGGTGGGACGGCTCGCCGCCCGGCGCCTGCTGGACCGGCTCGAGGACCCCGACGCCCCCGCCGACCTGCAGCTCGTCGCCCCCCGGCTCGTGGTGCGGGCCACGACGGCGGCGCCGGCCTGA
- a CDS encoding Gfo/Idh/MocA family protein has translation MTDLHLGLAGVGRIGAMHARTMVATPGVGRVTVADVDATRAQQVGAEVGAAAAADVAALLASGIDGLVVATGTAQHPELIRAGVEAGIPVLCEKPVAPDVALSLPVLDLIARHDGVVRIAHQRRYDPGYREAKRAHAAGELGWLHAVRAVTCDVTPPPVAFLATSGGLFRDCSVHDFDVIRWITGREVVEVYARGSNNGDPAIGEVGDVDSALAVCTLDDGTLAVVSASRYNGAGHDVRLELQGSKGTVVVGLDERSAVRSAEPGVGFPAGVAHTTFAERFAEAYRAEIEAFAGLVRGEPDELCRPEDAVAASKVADAAQESLLTGAPVRVG, from the coding sequence GTGACCGACCTGCACCTCGGCCTGGCCGGCGTCGGCCGCATCGGCGCTATGCACGCGCGGACGATGGTCGCGACCCCCGGCGTCGGCCGGGTCACCGTCGCCGACGTCGACGCGACCCGCGCCCAGCAGGTCGGCGCGGAGGTGGGTGCCGCCGCGGCCGCCGACGTGGCCGCGCTCCTGGCGTCGGGCATCGACGGCCTCGTCGTCGCCACCGGCACGGCGCAGCACCCCGAGCTCATCCGCGCCGGCGTCGAGGCGGGCATCCCCGTGCTCTGCGAGAAGCCGGTCGCCCCGGACGTCGCGCTGTCGCTGCCCGTGCTGGACCTCATCGCCCGCCACGACGGCGTCGTCCGCATCGCCCACCAGCGCCGCTACGACCCCGGCTACCGCGAGGCCAAACGCGCCCACGCCGCCGGCGAGCTCGGCTGGCTGCACGCCGTCCGGGCCGTGACGTGCGACGTCACGCCGCCGCCCGTCGCGTTCCTCGCCACCTCCGGGGGGCTGTTCCGCGACTGCAGCGTCCACGACTTCGACGTCATCCGCTGGATCACGGGTCGCGAGGTCGTCGAGGTGTACGCCCGCGGCAGCAACAACGGCGACCCCGCGATCGGCGAGGTCGGGGACGTCGACTCGGCGCTCGCGGTCTGCACGCTCGACGACGGGACGCTCGCCGTCGTCAGCGCCTCGCGCTACAACGGCGCCGGGCACGACGTGCGGCTGGAGCTGCAGGGGTCGAAGGGCACGGTCGTCGTCGGCCTCGACGAGCGCAGCGCGGTGCGCTCGGCCGAACCAGGCGTCGGCTTCCCCGCCGGCGTCGCGCACACGACGTTCGCGGAGCGGTTCGCCGAGGCCTACCGGGCCGAGATCGAGGCCTTCGCCGGCCTCGTGCGAGGTGAGCCGGACGAGCTGTGCCGGCCGGAGGACGCCGTCGCCGCGTCGAAGGTGGCCGACGCGGCGCAGGAGTCGCTGCTCACCGGAGCGCCGGTCCGCGTCGGCTGA
- a CDS encoding LCP family protein, with amino-acid sequence MPTSTDPAPHEVPGAGRRARGRHSDHAHGTAFKVLRGVLVAAVVLAVVATGGGVYAYYKLQGNINAQDINSLLGTRPSDESKVDPTTGQDAVNILVMGSDTRDLSDGSGDEYGGAKADPGARSDTTLLVHLAADRKSATMVSIPRDSVVQIPACKLPDGTMTKAQKGMFNSAFSIGGAACTVNTVQDLTKVPIDHYVVVDFSGFRSMIDALGGVTICTPEAIDDKDADLHLTAGTHDDVDGQTALAYARVRHIGDGSDISRIGRQQALMSSMVQKVTSSAILTRPDKLFSFLDAATKSVTTDPGLADLSEIAGLAQSLQKMPANGVQFVTVPTEPYPANPNRVQWTSAADALWQQVRTDTAGPASATPTASPTADPGTSSELLVAPSKISVQVLNVGGTAGAAGTLSKALTGVGFVSGGTGDGEATDPGEDVLVRYGTDRQDSANTVAAALGGAKTQLDPSLGKNIVVEVASAGVTVSDVRSRVTGTPAAATPTPTITARVATDDICA; translated from the coding sequence GTGCCGACTTCCACCGACCCCGCGCCGCACGAGGTCCCCGGAGCAGGACGCCGCGCCCGCGGCCGCCACTCCGACCACGCCCACGGGACGGCCTTCAAGGTCCTCCGCGGGGTGTTGGTCGCGGCGGTCGTGCTGGCGGTCGTGGCGACCGGCGGTGGCGTCTACGCGTACTACAAGCTCCAGGGCAACATCAACGCCCAGGACATCAACAGCCTTCTCGGCACCCGGCCTTCGGACGAGTCCAAGGTCGACCCGACCACGGGTCAGGACGCGGTCAACATCCTCGTGATGGGCAGCGACACCCGGGACCTGTCCGACGGTTCGGGTGACGAGTACGGCGGCGCGAAGGCGGACCCGGGCGCGCGGTCGGACACCACGCTCCTCGTGCACCTCGCGGCGGACCGCAAGAGCGCCACCATGGTGAGCATCCCGCGTGACTCGGTCGTGCAGATCCCGGCGTGCAAGCTGCCCGACGGCACGATGACGAAGGCCCAGAAGGGCATGTTCAACTCCGCGTTCTCGATCGGTGGCGCGGCCTGCACCGTCAACACCGTGCAGGACCTGACGAAGGTCCCGATCGACCACTACGTCGTCGTCGACTTCAGCGGATTCCGCTCGATGATCGACGCGCTCGGCGGCGTGACGATCTGCACGCCGGAGGCGATCGACGACAAGGACGCGGACCTGCACCTGACCGCCGGGACGCACGACGACGTCGACGGTCAGACCGCCCTGGCCTACGCCCGCGTCCGCCACATCGGCGACGGTTCGGACATCTCGCGCATCGGTCGGCAGCAGGCGCTGATGAGCTCCATGGTCCAGAAGGTGACGAGCTCGGCGATCCTCACGCGCCCGGACAAGCTCTTCTCGTTCCTGGACGCGGCGACGAAGTCGGTCACCACCGACCCTGGCCTGGCGGACCTGTCCGAGATCGCGGGCCTGGCGCAGTCGCTGCAGAAGATGCCGGCCAACGGCGTGCAGTTCGTGACCGTCCCGACCGAGCCGTACCCGGCGAACCCGAACCGCGTGCAGTGGACGTCGGCGGCCGACGCGCTGTGGCAGCAGGTCCGCACCGACACCGCGGGCCCGGCCTCGGCGACGCCGACGGCCTCCCCGACCGCGGACCCCGGCACGAGCTCGGAGCTGCTGGTGGCGCCGTCGAAGATCTCCGTCCAGGTGCTCAACGTGGGCGGGACGGCCGGCGCGGCGGGGACGCTGTCCAAGGCGCTGACGGGCGTCGGGTTCGTCTCCGGCGGCACCGGCGACGGCGAGGCCACCGACCCGGGCGAGGACGTCCTCGTCCGCTACGGCACCGACCGGCAGGACTCGGCGAACACCGTCGCCGCGGCGCTGGGTGGCGCCAAGACGCAGCTCGACCCGTCCCTGGGCAAGAACATCGTCGTGGAGGTCGCCTCCGCGGGGGTGACGGTGAGCGACGTCCGCTCGCGCGTGACGGGCACGCCCGCCGCCGCGACGCCGACCCCGACCATCACGGCCCGCGTCGCCACCGACGACATCTGCGCCTGA
- a CDS encoding DUF4190 domain-containing protein: protein MSSEYPPPSGYGQQDQYGQYGQSKPRNGLAVVALVLGIVALLLSWIFVGVVLSIVGLILGISARKRVRRGQATNRGTATAAIVVNVVALVASIALSIVWIVAGSWFLNNGGQDYAQCVANAQANNDQAAVEQCARDFQQDVLNNS, encoded by the coding sequence ATGTCCAGTGAGTACCCCCCGCCCAGCGGGTACGGCCAGCAGGACCAGTACGGGCAGTACGGCCAGAGCAAGCCCCGCAACGGCCTCGCGGTCGTCGCGCTGGTGCTCGGCATCGTCGCGCTGCTGCTGTCCTGGATCTTCGTCGGCGTCGTGCTGTCGATCGTCGGGCTCATCCTGGGCATCTCCGCTCGCAAGCGGGTCAGGCGCGGGCAGGCGACCAACCGGGGAACGGCGACGGCGGCCATCGTCGTCAACGTCGTCGCGCTGGTCGCGAGCATCGCCCTGTCGATCGTGTGGATCGTCGCCGGCTCGTGGTTCCTCAACAACGGCGGTCAGGACTACGCCCAGTGCGTGGCCAACGCCCAGGCCAACAACGACCAGGCGGCCGTGGAGCAGTGCGCCCGCGACTTCCAGCAGGACGTCCTCAACAACAGCTGA
- a CDS encoding class E sortase has protein sequence MIRRAVSVLGELLVTAGVLTLLFVVWQLYWTDLTSGRAQAATVSSLEQRWERAAPAPTSSAPAADPPVDPVAVPAVGQPFAILHVPRFAADYSVPVVEGTGTEELKDGIGHYTQAVMPGQVGNFAIAGHRVTYGKPFNQIAELQDGDAVVVETATQWLTYRVRSHEIVSPKQVSVIAPVPDQPGATPTQAWLTMTACHPMHSARQRYVVHALLESVRNRADGPPSSLDAPAG, from the coding sequence GTGATCCGCCGGGCCGTCTCCGTCCTCGGTGAGCTGCTCGTCACCGCCGGCGTCCTCACGCTGCTCTTCGTCGTGTGGCAGCTCTACTGGACCGACCTCACCTCCGGCCGGGCGCAGGCCGCGACGGTCAGCTCCCTGGAGCAGCGGTGGGAGCGGGCCGCACCGGCCCCGACGTCCTCGGCGCCCGCCGCCGACCCGCCCGTGGACCCCGTGGCGGTCCCGGCCGTCGGTCAGCCGTTCGCGATCCTGCACGTCCCGCGCTTCGCCGCCGACTACTCCGTCCCGGTCGTCGAGGGCACCGGCACCGAGGAGCTCAAGGACGGCATCGGCCACTACACGCAGGCCGTCATGCCCGGCCAGGTCGGCAACTTCGCGATCGCCGGCCACCGCGTCACGTACGGGAAGCCGTTCAACCAGATCGCCGAGCTGCAGGACGGGGACGCCGTCGTCGTCGAGACCGCGACGCAGTGGCTGACCTACCGGGTGCGCTCCCACGAGATCGTCAGCCCGAAGCAGGTCTCCGTCATCGCGCCCGTGCCCGACCAGCCCGGGGCCACGCCCACGCAGGCCTGGCTGACGATGACCGCCTGCCACCCGATGCACTCGGCGCGGCAGCGGTACGTCGTGCACGCGCTGCTGGAGTCCGTCCGCAACCGCGCCGACGGTCCGCCGTCGTCGCTGGACGCCCCCGCCGGCTGA
- a CDS encoding DUF881 domain-containing protein: MDAGRITRRAGVVLVLAAAGLLFATSALTSGGTDLRSESADLGSVVAQRSRENAQRAAQVATLRSEVDTLSRDAATAPGEDPLEDPALGTASGALAVQGPGLTVTLDDAPDTERPASASPDDLVVHQQDVEGVVNALWNGGAEAMMIMDQRIVSTSAVRCVGNVLVLQGRTYSPPYRITAVGDVSRLRAALDASAEISIYREYVAAYGLGYQVSAGQDLQLPAFDGTTRLTYAREGAA, encoded by the coding sequence GTGGACGCTGGACGCATCACCCGCCGGGCCGGCGTCGTGCTCGTCCTCGCCGCCGCAGGTCTGCTGTTCGCGACGAGCGCCCTCACCTCCGGGGGGACGGACCTGCGCTCGGAGTCGGCCGACCTCGGGTCCGTCGTCGCCCAGCGTTCCCGGGAGAACGCCCAGCGCGCCGCCCAGGTCGCGACACTGCGCTCGGAGGTCGACACCCTCAGCCGCGACGCCGCGACGGCCCCCGGGGAGGACCCGCTGGAGGATCCCGCGCTCGGTACGGCCTCGGGGGCGCTCGCCGTCCAGGGTCCGGGCCTGACGGTCACCCTCGACGACGCCCCGGACACCGAGCGTCCCGCCTCGGCCTCGCCGGACGACCTCGTCGTGCACCAGCAGGACGTCGAGGGCGTCGTCAACGCGCTGTGGAACGGGGGCGCCGAGGCCATGATGATCATGGACCAGCGGATCGTGTCGACGTCCGCCGTCCGCTGCGTCGGCAACGTCCTCGTCCTGCAGGGCCGCACCTACTCCCCGCCGTACCGGATCACGGCCGTCGGGGACGTCTCCCGGCTGCGGGCCGCCCTCGACGCGTCGGCGGAGATCTCGATCTACCGCGAGTACGTCGCCGCCTACGGCCTCGGCTACCAGGTCTCCGCGGGCCAGGACCTGCAGCTGCCCGCCTTCGACGGCACGACGCGCCTGACGTACGCCCGGGAGGGTGCCGCGTGA